The following are from one region of the Ignavibacteriota bacterium genome:
- a CDS encoding T9SS type A sorting domain-containing protein, with translation MGSGGSPIGTPNGWSGWVNTYGGVGVNANPQFVNNVRNIDGFFIGANSPAINAGENLQSFIESKGLPWKDILGNPRDSSPDLGAYEYDGLLDVQEELQPSAYKIEQNYPNPFNPSTTISYFIPTSSFVILKVYDILGNEIRSLVNEEKTPGNYQLEFNAANLPTGIYFYRLQAGSFIETRKMVLMK, from the coding sequence ATGGGCAGTGGTGGTTCTCCAATTGGTACACCAAATGGATGGTCTGGCTGGGTAAATACTTATGGTGGTGTAGGTGTAAATGCTAATCCTCAATTTGTAAATAATGTTAGAAATATTGATGGCTTTTTTATAGGTGCTAACTCTCCGGCAATTAATGCGGGAGAAAATTTACAATCATTTATAGAAAGTAAAGGATTGCCATGGAAAGATATTTTAGGTAATCCAAGAGATTCATCACCAGATTTAGGTGCTTATGAATACGATGGTTTACTTGACGTGCAAGAAGAATTACAACCATCAGCTTATAAAATAGAGCAAAACTATCCCAATCCGTTTAATCCGTCGACAACAATTAGTTATTTCATCCCTACATCTTCATTTGTGATACTGAAGGTTTATGATATTTTAGGAAATGAAATTAGGAGTTTGGTAAATGAAGAAAAGACACCAGGAAATTATCAGTTGGAGTTTAATGCAGCGAACCTACCTACTGGTATATATTTTTACAGACTTCAAGCTGGTAGCTTTATTGAAACCAGAAAGATGGTGCTGATGAAATAG
- a CDS encoding T9SS type A sorting domain-containing protein, producing MRAIQQLINLSVLFLFITLTAYPTNHYVDKNVASNGNGQSWATAWKNLSNINWNSIQPGDVIYISGGFDSTIYHESITIGANGSWSNYIYLMPGKYAPNPNGHSGRVILDGDSVRSTIVTIDGRRWVYIKGLETRHGTGRGWNIIGATRHIVIDSVYNYEHSDHHMAIIGNAWGDSWIGDNDSTSLITDVEIKNCVMYGYKNHNNPGDDDLIIIDAAQKLNINNNFLHIQNQQIGVPIGQHKHIDPLQTIEVKNVKIWNNVCIVDSGCYGHTMILGMQSGNGGVDTNIIYNNYLYEGGHLNANGDPSVQQLYLRWYGQGPYPPTFVINNTIVGANGGTYPLYHERPAWVKNNIIVQLGTNGQNPANYGGAGRETWQGGWNTSWYNEADNSNNNLIWRDYSDIEFGGNRFMGSGGSPIGTPNGWSGWTNNYGGVGVNANPGFTGNYRLGKFEISENSPARNAGENLKTFIESKGLPWTDIEGNPRGTTPDLGAYEYVALPVELASFTTTYQQNKILLNWITATETNNLGFEIERRQNNSEWQKISFVEGHGTTLEPQLYSYSDDISSLIFTSLAYRLKQIDLDGSFEYSNIVEVEIMPTKLELAQNYPNPFNPNTTIKFSLPKQTQLRINIYNMLGELIETLAEGTFNAGYHSVTFSGTHLASGTYIYRLESSEFVQTKKFLLLK from the coding sequence ATGAGAGCAATTCAACAACTCATTAACCTTTCAGTGTTATTTCTCTTTATAACACTAACAGCATATCCAACAAATCATTATGTGGATAAAAATGTAGCCTCGAATGGTAATGGACAAAGTTGGGCCACTGCGTGGAAAAACCTTTCAAACATTAACTGGAACTCGATACAACCAGGTGATGTTATTTATATTTCCGGAGGTTTTGACTCTACAATTTACCACGAAAGTATAACCATAGGGGCAAACGGTTCCTGGAGTAATTATATTTATTTAATGCCGGGTAAATATGCACCTAATCCAAATGGACACTCTGGCAGAGTTATTTTGGACGGAGATAGTGTGAGAAGTACCATTGTAACTATAGATGGCAGACGTTGGGTTTATATTAAAGGACTTGAAACAAGACACGGAACTGGACGTGGGTGGAATATAATAGGAGCAACAAGACATATTGTTATTGATTCAGTTTATAATTATGAACATTCAGATCATCATATGGCGATTATAGGCAATGCCTGGGGTGATTCCTGGATTGGTGATAATGACAGTACCTCTTTAATCACTGATGTTGAAATTAAGAATTGTGTTATGTATGGATATAAAAATCATAATAATCCCGGCGATGATGACTTAATCATAATTGATGCGGCTCAAAAGTTAAATATTAATAACAATTTTTTACACATACAAAATCAGCAAATAGGAGTTCCTATCGGTCAACATAAACACATTGACCCTTTACAAACAATTGAAGTGAAGAATGTTAAAATTTGGAATAACGTATGTATTGTTGATTCCGGTTGCTACGGACATACTATGATACTTGGTATGCAATCAGGAAATGGTGGTGTTGATACGAATATAATTTATAATAATTATTTATATGAAGGTGGTCACTTGAATGCCAATGGTGACCCTTCTGTTCAGCAGCTTTATCTCAGATGGTATGGACAGGGTCCTTATCCACCAACATTTGTAATAAATAATACTATAGTTGGAGCTAATGGTGGTACATACCCATTATATCACGAAAGACCAGCCTGGGTAAAAAATAATATTATTGTGCAGTTAGGAACAAATGGACAAAACCCTGCTAACTATGGTGGAGCGGGTAGAGAAACCTGGCAAGGCGGATGGAATACTTCGTGGTATAATGAAGCTGACAACAGCAACAATAATTTAATCTGGAGAGACTACAGTGATATAGAATTTGGTGGTAATAGATTTATGGGCAGTGGTGGTTCTCCAATTGGTACACCAAATGGTTGGTCAGGTTGGACAAATAATTACGGTGGCGTAGGTGTAAATGCTAATCCTGGATTCACGGGTAATTATAGATTAGGAAAATTTGAAATAAGTGAAAATTCACCCGCACGAAATGCGGGGGAAAATTTAAAAACTTTTATAGAGAGTAAAGGATTACCATGGACGGATATTGAAGGGAATCCAAGAGGTACTACTCCCGATTTGGGAGCTTATGAATATGTTGCTCTTCCAGTTGAATTGGCATCATTTACGACAACTTATCAGCAAAACAAAATATTACTCAACTGGATAACTGCTACTGAAACGAACAACCTTGGATTCGAAATTGAGAGAAGGCAAAATAATTCGGAATGGCAAAAAATTAGTTTTGTGGAAGGACATGGAACAACTTTAGAACCACAGTTATACTCCTATAGTGATGATATAAGCTCACTTATATTTACATCACTTGCTTACAGGCTTAAGCAAATCGATCTTGATGGAAGTTTTGAATATTCAAACATTGTGGAAGTAGAGATTATGCCGACTAAGTTGGAGTTAGCACAAAACTATCCAAACCCGTTTAATCCAAATACAACCATTAAATTCTCACTACCAAAGCAAACTCAACTTAGAATTAATATTTACAATATGTTGGGTGAATTGATAGAAACACTTGCTGAGGGAACTTTTAATGCTGGTTACCATAGTGTGACATTCAGTGGTACTCATCTGGCAAGCGGAACTTACATTTACCGATTGGAAAGCAGTGAGTTTGTTCAGACAAAAAAATTCCTACTACTGAAGTAG
- a CDS encoding T9SS type A sorting domain-containing protein — MKSILRLINLSLLVIFIFQCNTNMYSSNYYIDGDLTTGSNNGTSWANAWQSISAINWGSINPGDVIFFSGGTDSTIYHESLSIGASGSWKKYVYILPGKYAPNPNGHSGRVILDGDSVRSTIVTIDGRRWVYIKGLETRHGTGRGWNIIGATRHIVIDSVYNYEHSDHHMAIIGNAWGDDWIGDNDSTSLITDIEIKNCVMYGYKNHTNPGADDLIIIDAAQQININNNFLHIQNQQIGTPPGQHKHIDPLQTIEVKSVKIWNNVCIVDSGCYGHTMILGMQSGNGGADTNIIYNNFLYEGGHLNADGNPSVQELYLRWYGQGPFPPTFVINNTIVGANGGTYPLYHERPAWVKNNIIVQLGTNGQNPANYGGVGRDTWQGGWNTSWYNEADNSNNNLIWRDYSDVEFGGNRFMGSGGSPVGTPNGWSGWTNNYGGVGVNANPGFTGNYRLGKFEISENSPARNAGEDLQSFIESKGLPWTDINGNPRDSSPDLGAYEYTETHGDLGSNSSYTLSQNYPNPFNPTTAIEYYTAKSSQVKLVVYDMIGQIVQTLVNGEKASGSYEVVFNGNNLTSGVYFYRLEIANFAETKKMMLLK, encoded by the coding sequence ATGAAATCCATTTTACGCCTAATTAATCTATCATTATTAGTGATATTTATATTTCAATGTAATACAAATATGTATTCATCAAATTATTATATTGATGGAGATTTAACTACTGGAAGCAATAATGGCACATCATGGGCTAATGCCTGGCAATCAATTTCTGCTATCAATTGGGGTTCTATTAATCCTGGTGATGTAATTTTCTTTTCGGGGGGTACAGATTCAACTATTTACCACGAAAGTCTTTCAATCGGTGCGAGCGGAAGTTGGAAGAAATATGTTTATATACTTCCAGGTAAATATGCACCGAATCCAAATGGACACTCTGGCAGAGTTATTTTAGATGGAGATAGTGTAAGAAGTACTATTGTAACTATAGATGGCAGGCGATGGGTTTATATTAAAGGACTTGAAACAAGACACGGAACCGGACGTGGGTGGAATATAATTGGAGCAACAAGACATATTGTTATTGATTCAGTTTATAATTATGAACATTCAGATCATCATATGGCGATTATAGGCAATGCCTGGGGTGACGACTGGATAGGAGATAATGACAGTACTTCTTTGATTACCGATATTGAAATTAAGAATTGTGTTATGTATGGATATAAAAATCATACTAATCCCGGTGCTGATGATTTAATTATTATTGATGCTGCCCAACAGATAAATATTAATAACAACTTTTTACACATACAAAATCAACAAATCGGAACTCCTCCTGGTCAACACAAACATATTGACCCATTACAAACTATTGAAGTGAAGAGTGTAAAAATATGGAACAACGTATGTATTGTTGATTCAGGATGTTATGGTCATACTATGATACTAGGTATGCAATCAGGAAATGGTGGTGCTGATACAAATATAATCTACAATAACTTTTTATATGAAGGTGGTCATTTGAATGCTGATGGAAATCCTTCAGTTCAAGAACTTTATCTCAGATGGTATGGACAGGGACCTTTTCCACCAACATTCGTAATAAATAATACTATAGTTGGAGCTAATGGTGGTACATACCCATTATATCACGAAAGACCAGCCTGGGTAAAAAATAATATTATTGTACAATTAGGAACAAATGGACAAAACCCTGCTAACTATGGTGGAGTAGGCAGAGACACCTGGCAAGGAGGATGGAATACTTCTTGGTACAATGAAGCTGATAACAGCAACAATAATTTAATCTGGAGAGACTATAGTGATGTAGAATTTGGTGGTAACAGATTTATGGGCAGTGGTGGTTCTCCTGTTGGAACACCAAATGGTTGGTCAGGTTGGACAAATAATTACGGTGGCGTAGGTGTAAATGCTAATCCTGGATTCACGGGTAATTATAGATTAGGAAAATTTGAAATAAGTGAAAATTCACCAGCACGAAATGCAGGGGAAGACTTGCAGTCATTTATCGAGAGCAAAGGATTGCCCTGGACTGATATAAATGGTAATCCAAGAGATTCTTCACCTGATTTAGGTGCTTATGAATATACAGAAACGCACGGAGATTTAGGTTCTAATAGTTCTTATACACTAAGTCAGAATTATCCCAACCCATTTAATCCGACAACAGCAATTGAATACTACACTGCTAAATCAAGTCAGGTTAAGTTGGTTGTATATGATATGATAGGTCAGATTGTACAAACTCTGGTGAATGGTGAGAAAGCATCTGGTTCTTATGAGGTTGTGTTCAATGGAAATAATCTGACAAGTGGAGTATATTTTTATAGATTAGAGATTGCAAATTTTGCTGAGACAAAAAAGATGATGTTATTGAAGTGA
- a CDS encoding T9SS type A sorting domain-containing protein → MKSLFIITFTFLLSLNIAFAQRIATHTLTNFDVNTSINKFSFDIYSQSTGAQSIRVGLTSYYINFNNTALSTPVISNINPKYTTGSPTGDYGAMTVQIALGKIAVTISFSGNGDGTGDVLSTSSPNGELIGTVTLDITDQNATAMVNWDEINSKMNTPTFQLVTNNYQGSFDGVLPVELTSFTSKLLNDKIQLNWVTKTEVNNYGFNVERRINEGEWNTIGFVEGNRTTTESKEYSFSDKDIYAGGSKFQYRLKQIDFDGSFEYSDVVEVGVVANQFELSQNYPNPFNPSTTIRFSLPKDTQLKINIYNMLGELVKTLAEGTYQAGYHKVTFSALGGSTSNGNVSLLPSGVYIYRIESNEFVQVKKMILMK, encoded by the coding sequence ATGAAAAGTTTATTTATTATAACTTTCACTTTTTTATTATCGTTGAATATAGCTTTCGCCCAAAGGATTGCTACACATACATTAACAAATTTTGATGTAAATACCTCAATAAATAAATTTTCTTTTGATATTTATTCGCAAAGCACAGGAGCGCAGAGTATTCGGGTTGGTCTCACAAGTTATTATATTAATTTTAATAATACAGCATTAAGTACACCTGTAATTTCAAATATCAATCCAAAATATACAACTGGGTCTCCAACCGGAGATTATGGTGCAATGACAGTGCAGATAGCTTTAGGAAAAATTGCTGTTACAATATCATTTTCTGGAAATGGAGATGGTACGGGGGACGTTCTCTCAACTTCAAGCCCGAATGGAGAACTTATTGGAACCGTAACTTTAGATATTACAGACCAAAACGCCACAGCAATGGTGAACTGGGATGAAATTAATAGTAAAATGAATACACCAACATTTCAACTTGTAACGAACAATTATCAAGGATCTTTTGATGGCGTATTGCCTGTCGAACTAACTTCCTTCACATCAAAATTATTGAATGACAAGATCCAATTAAACTGGGTAACAAAGACGGAAGTGAACAACTACGGATTTAACGTTGAGAGAAGAATTAATGAAGGTGAATGGAACACAATTGGTTTTGTAGAAGGAAATAGAACGACAACAGAATCAAAAGAATACAGCTTTAGTGATAAAGATATTTACGCCGGAGGGAGTAAATTTCAATACCGGTTAAAGCAAATAGATTTTGACGGAAGCTTTGAGTATTCAGATGTTGTTGAAGTAGGAGTAGTCGCAAATCAATTTGAACTTTCACAGAATTATCCAAACCCGTTTAACCCAAGCACAACAATAAGGTTCTCACTTCCAAAGGATACACAGCTAAAAATTAATATTTATAATATGCTCGGTGAGTTAGTAAAAACACTTGCTGAAGGAACTTACCAAGCCGGTTACCACAAAGTAACGTTTTCCGCTCTAGGCGGATCCACTTCCAATGGAAATGTTTCTTTACTTCCAAGCGGAGTTTACATTTACAGAATTGAAAGCAATGAGTTTGTGCAGGTAAAAAAAATGATCCTGATGAAATAG
- a CDS encoding glycosyltransferase family 4 protein, protein MLDANVGNDYIIHLCNALKKNSIDISFVVTEDIKDNGTANFPLLTIMPAKAKSMSKFEKFFTYYNYLLKVYRLIRKDRYDIVHFQFFRRRRIESLYFVFLKLVGIKLAHTVHDVTPLNENKLDHFFNLLVYKTADILFVHSNLNKKALLQQTKLNEKKIKVVPHGDFNFLIPNQTPSKLEARQFFGLSHEANVLLFFGAIKEYKGLDLLLNCLPYMSSKIKNLVLIIAGRPDPVELKLEYQEIILKFPKEIVVIYHTDFIPDAHVAKYFIASDVVVLPYRRISHSGILNLAYTFERPVIATNVGDFEEFIEEGKSGFVLSSNNQQSLSEKIIQAFTDRIKLERMGKYAGLLSTTKYTLKNQAESMKVIYEKMIENK, encoded by the coding sequence ATGTTGGATGCAAATGTAGGCAATGATTACATTATTCATCTTTGTAACGCATTAAAAAAGAATAGTATTGATATAAGTTTTGTTGTAACTGAGGATATAAAAGATAATGGCACTGCAAATTTTCCGCTCCTTACGATTATGCCGGCAAAAGCAAAATCTATGAGTAAATTTGAAAAGTTTTTCACGTATTATAATTATCTTTTAAAAGTCTATAGACTTATAAGAAAGGATAGATATGATATTGTTCACTTTCAATTTTTCAGAAGAAGAAGAATTGAGAGCTTGTATTTCGTATTTCTCAAATTAGTGGGAATTAAACTTGCTCATACCGTACATGATGTCACCCCTTTAAATGAGAATAAACTTGATCATTTTTTTAATCTTTTAGTTTATAAGACAGCTGATATTTTATTTGTACATTCTAATCTGAATAAAAAAGCTCTGCTTCAACAAACAAAATTGAACGAAAAGAAAATTAAAGTTGTTCCGCATGGTGATTTTAATTTTCTCATTCCAAATCAAACACCATCAAAACTTGAGGCAAGGCAATTTTTTGGTTTATCTCATGAAGCGAATGTTCTTTTATTTTTTGGAGCCATTAAGGAATACAAAGGATTGGATTTACTATTGAATTGCCTTCCTTACATGTCTTCAAAAATTAAAAATTTAGTTTTGATAATTGCAGGGAGACCTGACCCCGTTGAACTCAAATTGGAATACCAAGAAATAATATTAAAATTTCCAAAGGAGATTGTGGTTATCTATCATACTGATTTTATTCCTGATGCACACGTTGCTAAATATTTTATTGCATCTGATGTCGTAGTCTTACCTTATAGAAGAATTTCACATAGTGGGATACTTAATCTGGCATATACATTTGAACGACCAGTAATTGCAACAAACGTTGGAGATTTTGAGGAGTTTATAGAAGAAGGAAAAAGTGGTTTCGTTCTATCCTCTAACAATCAGCAGAGTTTATCAGAGAAGATTATACAGGCATTTACCGACAGAATAAAACTAGAGAGAATGGGAAAATATGCAGGTCTTCTTAGTACTACGAAATATACGTTGAAGAATCAAGCGGAATCGATGAAAGTTATTTATGAAAAAATGATTGAAAATAAATAG
- a CDS encoding O-antigen ligase family protein has protein sequence MLDFLLNKLREPINFTDLLIKINSFILLYVIFFTTNIPFDPANYADIYAGETTNIRNQIVYLFMFFSSLLVMSKRFNKILTFVKSEKYLSIFVLLCLLSAFWSDHPELSIKRSFQLFVMFLVIVEALVNIEHEVLLKQLKIVVSAYLFFNLYACRFIPAAIDPIFGTWRGIEVQKNWLAQNSFYCLLSSIVLFNFDRTRLKKLYDSILIFVSVLIIYKAHSSTNIIAVAILVLMGLVFQIESIFSKLGIGRSFLGLMFLFILTFSGIFLIFSSEIFGLIPGYFGKDMTLSGRVDIWEFALNDVEKKIFLGYGFATYWIMGSSRLEIFASYFEGFMVNEAHNGYIEILLQLGVVGFIFFLFPIIAYVQRMFKLNSNLAILIFISIVTLNYTESVLFKVGLGITTFYFMTAYVTIAVFYFNLRPVKYSKHIPSNNLEGY, from the coding sequence ATGCTGGACTTTTTACTAAATAAACTTCGCGAACCAATTAATTTTACTGATCTACTGATTAAGATAAATTCTTTTATACTCTTATACGTTATATTTTTTACTACTAACATACCCTTTGATCCTGCTAATTATGCTGATATCTATGCTGGTGAGACTACCAACATTAGAAATCAGATCGTCTATTTATTCATGTTTTTTTCATCATTACTTGTCATGTCAAAAAGGTTTAATAAAATATTAACTTTTGTAAAATCAGAAAAATATCTTAGCATTTTCGTTCTATTATGTTTATTAAGTGCATTCTGGTCCGACCACCCAGAGTTATCAATAAAAAGATCTTTTCAGTTATTTGTAATGTTTCTTGTAATTGTTGAAGCACTAGTAAATATTGAACATGAAGTCCTATTGAAACAACTTAAGATCGTGGTTTCAGCATATCTATTTTTTAATTTATATGCGTGTCGTTTTATCCCAGCAGCAATTGATCCGATATTTGGAACCTGGCGGGGAATCGAAGTTCAAAAAAACTGGCTTGCGCAAAACAGTTTCTATTGTCTTTTATCTTCAATTGTACTTTTTAATTTCGATAGAACAAGATTGAAAAAACTGTATGATTCTATTTTAATTTTTGTTTCAGTATTAATAATTTATAAGGCACATAGTTCAACAAACATAATTGCAGTTGCTATACTAGTTCTTATGGGTTTAGTTTTTCAGATAGAATCAATTTTTTCTAAATTAGGAATCGGCAGATCATTTTTAGGTTTAATGTTCTTATTTATACTAACCTTTAGCGGCATATTTCTAATATTTTCTTCAGAGATATTCGGTTTAATCCCGGGATATTTTGGTAAGGATATGACTCTTTCGGGCCGAGTTGATATCTGGGAATTTGCACTGAATGATGTTGAAAAAAAAATCTTTCTTGGATACGGTTTCGCAACTTATTGGATTATGGGTTCTTCAAGACTGGAAATATTTGCAAGCTATTTTGAGGGATTTATGGTAAATGAAGCTCATAACGGTTACATAGAAATACTACTTCAGTTAGGTGTTGTTGGGTTTATATTTTTTTTATTTCCGATAATTGCATATGTGCAGCGAATGTTCAAGTTAAACAGTAATCTTGCAATATTAATTTTTATATCAATCGTAACTTTAAACTACACAGAATCTGTACTATTCAAGGTAGGTTTGGGAATTACAACCTTTTATTTTATGACAGCCTATGTTACAATTGCAGTGTTCTATTTTAACTTAAGACCCGTAAAGTATAGTAAGCATATACCTTCGAATAATCTTGAAGGTTACTGA
- a CDS encoding oligosaccharide flippase family protein: MDKSFKRDFIKGSAATSLGTIVSMIFQFVSILIITRQITKEEFGIYVLIIVISTFLDTVSGLALEQSLVKFISSTNEIERKFTFVPTIMIRIILIVVAIILVVLFRNSLMTLFSFTATEFLYVIIILFVLSSFRGLFYNLLQGMNLFKKYALVQTITSVFRVALLLVILYIHELTLKNVLLVEIVAVTFTVLLQMALIPYKEIFHWDLNFQNIKRIIRFSIPLSLSGISYFIQTQVNIFIISAYLNPVSIANYDVAGKIPQASAKGFQSFIIVFYPNLARLLSKGERDSALILMNKSLFTFSILLNLLLMISFLFNKEIIQLLFSDKYLDSSMAFSFLMAAFYLTSMSNIMGYSLVSAGLPSTTLKVNVAAGAINLIAAFLMVPIWGFMGAVYAILLNSLFSIILHYLYLIKYNLKIDLINLIKPSLLTIIVLLFYYQFIPDSLIFKNVLLIAYLLTIYLLLPEIKEIFRQIVRHLFRIKSGNSGEKVT, encoded by the coding sequence ATGGACAAAAGTTTTAAAAGAGATTTTATAAAAGGTTCCGCTGCCACTTCTTTAGGTACTATTGTGTCCATGATATTTCAATTCGTGAGTATCCTTATTATTACACGGCAAATCACAAAGGAAGAATTTGGAATTTATGTGTTAATAATTGTGATTTCCACGTTCCTGGATACAGTGAGCGGTTTGGCACTTGAGCAAAGTCTTGTAAAGTTTATTTCTAGTACGAATGAGATAGAAAGAAAATTTACTTTTGTTCCTACTATAATGATTAGGATAATTTTAATAGTTGTTGCAATTATTCTTGTAGTATTATTTCGGAACTCCTTAATGACTTTGTTTAGCTTTACAGCAACAGAATTTTTATATGTAATTATTATACTTTTCGTTTTATCAAGTTTCAGAGGGTTGTTTTATAATTTATTACAGGGGATGAACCTCTTTAAAAAATATGCATTAGTTCAAACAATAACCTCTGTATTCAGAGTAGCATTGTTGCTTGTAATCTTGTATATCCATGAATTGACATTAAAGAATGTTTTATTGGTTGAAATCGTAGCTGTAACTTTCACTGTTTTGTTACAAATGGCTTTAATTCCTTATAAAGAAATTTTTCATTGGGATTTAAATTTTCAAAATATTAAAAGAATTATAAGGTTCAGTATTCCGCTTTCCCTTTCTGGCATATCGTATTTTATTCAAACGCAAGTGAATATTTTTATAATCAGTGCCTATTTAAATCCGGTTAGTATAGCCAATTATGATGTAGCAGGTAAAATTCCACAGGCTAGCGCAAAAGGATTTCAATCATTCATTATAGTGTTCTATCCAAATCTTGCAAGATTATTGTCGAAGGGAGAACGTGATTCTGCATTAATTTTAATGAATAAATCGCTTTTTACTTTCTCTATTTTACTTAATCTGTTGTTAATGATTTCTTTTCTTTTCAATAAGGAGATAATCCAGTTACTTTTTTCTGATAAGTATTTAGATTCTTCAATGGCTTTTTCATTTTTGATGGCTGCTTTCTATCTGACTTCGATGTCAAACATTATGGGGTATTCTTTGGTTTCAGCAGGACTCCCCTCAACAACTTTAAAGGTCAATGTTGCTGCAGGTGCGATTAATTTGATCGCAGCATTCTTGATGGTTCCTATTTGGGGTTTTATGGGAGCAGTCTATGCAATTCTATTGAATAGTCTGTTTTCAATAATCTTACATTATCTCTATCTAATAAAGTATAATCTGAAAATTGATTTGATTAATCTGATTAAACCATCATTATTGACAATTATAGTGCTGCTTTTCTATTATCAGTTTATACCGGATAGCTTAATCTTTAAGAATGTTTTATTAATTGCATATTTATTGACGATTTACCTACTACTGCCTGAAATTAAGGAAATCTTTAGACAGATAGTTAGACATTTATTCAGGATTAAATCGGGAAATAGTGGTGAGAAAGTCACCTAA
- a CDS encoding polysaccharide deacetylase family protein, translated as MKRKIILLITLLLLSYGYSNAQYGPVVSFTYDDGSDTWPALFNVFQEYGFPAVVYINALNWWVNGAGYNAVNTLLEMKAAGWEVSNHTYNHDLGVTETNVSQMKSWLDSHEFPNSGFASPNNDWSHSRVNIVKKYSSYYSRATELPGMSQPFDLYHIERINLTNRDNITTIRTMLDSAVANNKWIIFIAHEFGGTYRTPDDTWYQSDSLLRLVLNAVVERGIPVKSVREVINDFFPPDCVIECSKDSMQFPVLPYFEQPESQAEPPVFNTSVWNEYWHNTTWTDPHLIGSPVVYYNTSNDSLQVMKFHRYVLNGQYDVTATILLKNPGGTYRLYYSFDSTNTAQYNVVVNKNSDVSLGPVTVTNGQFALYTQNADVVSGGAGDVGWAFIKLFAKPLLVNIKVFLEGPYNGSGTMTTTLNTQGLIPKYQPFKKAPLELSGN; from the coding sequence ATGAAACGTAAAATAATTTTGTTAATAACTCTGTTATTGTTGAGTTACGGTTATTCAAACGCTCAGTATGGACCGGTAGTTTCCTTTACCTATGATGATGGGTCTGATACCTGGCCTGCTTTGTTTAATGTATTCCAGGAGTACGGATTTCCTGCGGTTGTTTACATAAATGCTTTGAATTGGTGGGTCAATGGTGCTGGATATAATGCTGTTAACACATTACTTGAAATGAAGGCAGCCGGGTGGGAGGTAAGCAATCATACCTATAACCACGATTTAGGAGTTACAGAAACCAATGTCAGCCAAATGAAAAGCTGGCTTGATTCTCATGAATTTCCAAATTCAGGATTTGCTTCACCTAATAATGATTGGTCTCATAGTCGAGTTAATATTGTTAAGAAATACAGCTCATATTATTCCAGGGCCACAGAATTACCGGGGATGTCTCAACCTTTTGATTTATACCATATAGAACGGATTAATCTGACAAACAGGGACAACATAACAACAATCAGAACCATGCTGGATTCTGCAGTGGCAAATAATAAGTGGATTATCTTTATTGCACATGAATTTGGCGGTACTTATAGAACTCCTGATGATACGTGGTATCAAAGTGATTCGCTTTTAAGGCTGGTTCTAAATGCTGTAGTAGAACGTGGGATTCCTGTTAAGTCAGTCAGAGAAGTCATTAATGATTTCTTCCCCCCTGACTGTGTAATTGAGTGTTCAAAAGATTCAATGCAGTTTCCAGTACTTCCCTATTTTGAACAGCCTGAAAGTCAAGCAGAACCACCAGTGTTCAACACATCCGTCTGGAATGAATACTGGCATAATACTACATGGACAGATCCTCACCTTATAGGGTCGCCTGTTGTGTATTATAACACTTCAAATGATAGTTTACAAGTTATGAAGTTTCACCGTTATGTCCTCAATGGTCAATATGATGTAACTGCTACAATTCTTTTGAAAAACCCCGGCGGAACTTACAGGTTATATTATTCATTTGATTCAACCAATACAGCGCAATACAATGTGGTTGTAAATAAAAATAGCGATGTTTCTTTGGGTCCGGTTACGGTTACTAACGGACAGTTCGCGCTTTACACTCAGAATGCAGATGTAGTCTCAGGCGGTGCTGGTGATGTTGGATGGGCATTTATAAAGTTATTTGCAAAGCCGTTATTGGTAAACATAAAAGTATTTCTTGAAGGACCTTATAATGGCAGCGGGACAATGACAACAACACTTAACACACAAGGGTTGATACCAAAGTATCAGCCATTCAAAAAAGCTCCCCTGGAATTATCTGGGAACTGA